The DNA region ACTGCTCTCCCTCTGTGAAGTTCTGATGAGTGACAGGTGTCTCCAAAGTGAAAACGCCTTCATTTGTTTTGGACTCGACCGCTACATTGATAGAAAGTTCTCCTGATTTGTCTTCCGCCACTTTGCTCCAGATGTTAGCAGCTGTCTGTATCCATTCCACAACCTGACACTGGTACTGGCCGTTATCAGAGGGATCGACATTGGGGAAAGTGAGTGTGTAACGGGTAGTACTGGGCCGATCAAATACCAGCGTTCTATCAAGGATCTTGCTGTCTAGAGTGCCATCTCGTCTTGCAGTGAAAATAGTCAGAGGCCGCTCATCTCTCTGCTTCCTGGACCAGGTCACTTCAAACACAGACTTATCACTGGAGTGGGAGCTGATCTCGCACTCCACAACAAAGCCGGTCTGAATATCACTAACGTTTAAAAAGTGGCTGGCTTTGTGTACTTTCAGCTTACTCTCTGAAGAATGAAAGCCAAAgtcatcttttatttatgttatcTACAATGACTTACAGATATTATTACGTGTACAAACAAGAGGAAAGAACTTACCTATAAAATGTACACTGAGATTGGTAAAACCTGATTTGTCGCTCGCCTTCCTTTCCCATTTGCTTTTACAATCAGCCTGATATTGATCTACCTGACAGTAATAGCTTCCACTGTCAGATGGGATGGAGTTCaagatggacagatggaagTCATTAATAGTGGGTCTGGTGAAATAAAGTCTATGTTGAAGTTCTGGATCAGATTCTTGGAACTGCAGACGTCCGTCATGGCTGTAGGTAAGCAGCTTAACGGTGGACAAACTCTGATCTTGTCTTTGAAAGAACCAGCTCAGAGAGTACCGAAATGCGGGGTCAAGTCCACCAAGCCCCAGTGAGCAGCTTAGTTTCACCTCTTCTCCCTGCGTGGCTTCTAGCTGAACATTAGATTTATCCATGCTGAAATCACCTTCTGAAGAATAAATGATAAAGATGAACAGATGTCAATACAaaggaattacaaaaaaaattacatttctatacacacacacacacacacacaaaaacacgtTAGTAAATAGCCACTGCAAGCCTAAACAAGGAAGGTACCAGGTCATAAATTTCTGCTCTTAATGCTAGCCAATTCAGGACACCATATACCATGcacatttctaaaataaatgtgGCAGCTTGAAAATATGCAGGTTTTGGCAACATAATTAACAGCAGAAGCGCGTGTTGGCAACCACAATCTTGGCATAGCAAGTGGAAAGTGGCTTTGACCAAGACTGGAGGAAAATTaggcaagtaaaaaaaaaaaaaagagagagaagggctGTCATAACGATAAATATTGAAATCAATTGCTAATTAAGAATTGAATATTGAAATGATAAATTTGAATATGTCAGTAAACagggtttacaaaaaaaattaaaaatccttAAGCAGTTTATGTATCTTCTAATTAAGCGTTTTTTCCCTTCAATGCTCGTGTCAATCGTTTAATACAATTTTAGTAGGAATAGGAGTATTAATCTTTTACCTTTGGCTAAAAACAACACCAAGAAcaaacattttatggaaaataaaccaacaattAAACAAGCCAGGCAGCTCTCACCAGCTAAAAGTCTTTTAGTCATGCAGCGATGTTGTGGACGAATCCATTATGCACTACATGATAGTTATAGCATTCGGTGGAAAACCTACTGCCATTAATGTCTATTTATCATAGACAAGGCCCAAAGATCCAGCTACAATTATCTTCTTGAAGGCAGATTTCTAACAGAAATGTATGAATTGCAACTTAGAACTGACTGAAAAAATATGGCAGTTTGAGATTTACACATAAAAGTGGTCATTATATGTTTGTAGATCCCAGTATCTACACAAAGCCATGCTCTAATGTGCCAGAATATAGAAAGATGCATTTCTAGATTTTGGAAAGTCCTACCATTTATCATAGAGGTGAATAAATTCTACAAATATCCCATGAGCATTGGTGAGATTTGCCAACTGACCAGCACATCAATTTACTGTGTATGGCTGAGTTTTCTGTTATATTGATCTGTAAGGCTCTGTAGACCCACAGTCTGTGATCAAGAAAAAGTGCAATGCAGTCTGCCACATACCTTTTTCAAAGACATCTAGTTCCACGGTGACAGACTTTGTATCAAGGCTATACCAGATGCCATCAGGGTCTTGAATCCATTCCTGTACTGAGCAGCGGTATTGTCCACTGTCTGTTGACTTCACCTGTTGTATCATCAATTGGAAGGTCTGTCTCGTAGTCCTTCTCAAGCTGATCCTTTCGTCCATCTCCAGAGTGACCACCCCTTCTGGGTCCATTTTCTGCAGAGTCTCTGTACCATGTGTCCATGTTACTCCAAAACGGGAAGAATTAGAACTTGCTGAGGTCACCAAGCAATCAATCACTTTGTCACTGTTGGCTTGGATTTTCAGAGGAGACTTAAGGGTGGTGGAGACAGACAGTTTGCTGTCTAAAATGCACAAAGTAAGAGAAGAGCAGAATTCGATTCAGTTTATGATGTAAACCTTCAATTTTTCGTACAAACTTAAAGATTTACAGCATGAATATATGCCACTTAGATGTCCTAAAGCACAGGTTCCAAActctggtcctggagtacccggggtggctgtggctcaggccgtggggtggctgtggctcaggccgtggggtggctgtggctcagatggtagagcgggtcatccactaatcgtagagttGACGGTTCAaatcccggcccacgtgactccacatgccaaagcgtccttgggcaagacactgaaccccaagctgctcctgatggcaagttagcaccttgcatggcatctTTGCTACCACtggtgggtgaatgagaaccagtgtaaagtgcttttggaaaaaagcactatacaagtgcagaccatttaccccCTTATCATGCGCATTTTAGTGGTTTCCCTGCTCTATCGCACCAACTTTAATTCAGAAAgagctgttaattagctgattaacAAAATCAGGTTTGTTGGGAACaggaaaaacactgaaatgtacagtacaggGGTCTCCAGTACCAGGGTTTAAAACCTGTGCTTTAGAACATCTAAGTAGCCCAAGGTTGGGAACCTGTATTCAAAAAGGTTTGCATGAATAATTGTAGTTAATTAAATTCGTACCAGGTCTGCGTACAGTGACGGCCAGTGGATTGGACAGTTTCTTGGttttctgaacatttttttcatatgcATCAATCTGACACGTGTAACGTCCCTCTTGCCATTTACTTGCTCTCAACACCTTGAGAATAAAATCTGTGCCTGATTCTTGCACTCGAGTATCTAGCTGATAGTCCTGCTGATCTGCTCCACAGGATATTCCCCCAGTAGGGTCCATACAGataatgtttttctcaacagTCGAATTACGTGATTCAAACTTCCACGTCACAGCTAAGGAAACTTTAGGGGCTTTTACTGagcaaatcatttttattacCGAGTTCtcgattacatttacatcacgACTTTTCAATCCCACTTTAATGAgagaatctaaaaaaaaaagaaagaaaaatgtttaagcGACAAAGTCAGCAATAATGAAAGGCTTGTTATTCAATACAGTAAGTTAGAGATACTAATGAAACACTTCCTAgtgatattttgttcaataaaACATTGTCATGGACACATCAAATGAGACTCATATAAGTATATTGTCAATGAAAGTGCacctacatttatttatatacattctTCAATGTTGTTTAAGCCAGCTTAATAACACTAGCATCAACAGTACAATCAGAAAAACCTAGAAAAATGTTCTTACAGGAAACTATATCTCAGTACTGACTACTTTTTTGCACATCCTGTTAACCCACTTTCACATTCCTATCTACAAACCAATGAATAAACAAAGCATAAATATACATTTGACTTACCAATAGAATTAATAGAAACCTGGCCTTGCTGTGATTGGCTGTTCACTTTCTTCAGGTTGCCATTGCTCTCCATGCTCCACTCAGACACGGTGCACATATATTCCCCGCTGTCAGACAGAAGAGCTCCACTTAACTCCAGAACGAAATCAGCAACATTAGAACGAAATGTGCGTAAGCCCCTGTGCTGATACTGAGCCCCTACATCTCCCATCACCCCCTCACGACTCAGGGTTATGACATCACTGAAAGAGCTGCTTGTGGGTTTTTTGTGCTGccatgacacagacagcagcccTTTGGCTCCAGAGACACGGCAGTCGATTTGTAGTGTTTCTCCTTCATTCACATTAACCAGCTGCTTTGTCATGGCCACGGCCAAACCACTCTCTTGAATCAAAATACAGGAGAAATACAGATTAGTTGATGCATAGTATATTGTATAGGTACGCATGAATTCTGATATACTTCTGATGTACAGTTGCAAGAAAAGGTTTGTGAACCCTATGGAGTTCCCAGGGTTTTTGAATTGGTCATTCAGAAAAGTCATCTGATCTTCATCTGCAGTACATCACAATTACAGACAAACACAATCTGACTAAACTAACACTGTAGTTTGTACATTTCAAGTCATTATTGAGTACACTGAGTAATCATTCACAGTGCAGgaaggaaaaagtaagtgatCCCTTGAATTTGGTAACTTGTAGATCCTCCTTTGGTAGCAACGACCTCCATCGATCGTTTCCTGTAGCTGCTTGAAAGACTGACATAACAATGAGGAGGAATTTTGGACCATTCTTCCTGACAAAACTGTTTGGGTTCATCCAGGAGAGAtaagctggactgttaatcatctgggATTGAGCCgagattcttctccatgcatttttttctagCTCAGCTAATagcctaagttttgttttatggaatcTGTGGTAACTTCGCTGTCAATGTACGACATGATCGGAAAAAgtcggatttatcataaaacctgcctcgggtgttgtcgcTGTTTGTATGACGACCAGACCgattaaatataaaacctttctaactaggctagttcgGTGTCGCTAGTCAAGTGGAGgaacagctaagctatcactgtatgggtttagctgctacagagccatgtagagtacattatctttccttatgctctgctcatatcatgttcacgtaaactggaactcatatcgacatcagaggatgttactgtttcagtttcaatctCTTTACTGGTTTGAAAAAAATATCCATTTCCCCCTCACACCGACTGTGAGTTAGCGTTTGGCAGTTTGGCAGAAGTGagagccaataagacacgagtatttccacgtattgtcctgtaaaccctgtctgatcgGTCtcacctctgttcactgaagatgcaaaatgaatataaaacaccgccgtcttcttttattgacgttcagttacgtagtgacgaaccgctccaagtggagaattattcgcgGCTACAGAAAAATTATTTGGAGCTACAGCCCCTAATGACCaagccaggttacgcccctgggtTCATAAATATTTTGGGGCTGTCTTGATTGagcagccctcttcaggtcaagCCACAGAatctcaactgggttaaggtcaggacttgacaattccaaaacatgaattttcttcttttccagccattatttagtttatttacttGTGTGCTTTCCgtcattgtcttgttgaaacACCAAACCTCTCTTAAGCTTGAGTTTATGGACTGTTGCTCTGACAAAAAATTTTTTCCCTTAATGACTGCAAGGCATTCGGACTCATTGCCAAACCTTGATGCTACCtacaccatgcttcacagaagGAACGAGGTTTTGGTGTTGGGGTACAGAGCCTTTATCCTCTAAACATACCGTTGGCACATTTTTGCCaaaattttttacttttgtctCATCTCTCCAAAGAATTTGATTCCCAGAAGTCTTGTGGAACATTCAGATGTTTTTTAGTGAACTTGAAACATGTtgccatgttgttgttgttgttgtttttttggacaACAGTGGTTTCCTTCACGGTGTCCTTTCATAAACACCATTCTTGTTCAGTATTTTTGAGTTTTGTAGAGTtttctgcaggtcttttgctGTTACACTTAGGTTCTTTGTTCACCTCTTTCAGGATTGCCCATTGTGCTATTGCTGTGATCTTTACAAGATGCCCACACCTACTGAGAGTACCAGAGGTGGGAAGTAACGTGCTACATTTACgtgagtaacttttttttttttttttttttaaacagtacttTTAATAATAGGTTTAACTGGCcgtacttatactcttactcaagttcatttttaatcacagaaatgtacttttactgcGCTACATTCAGTGGCGTTcctccagtgtgtgtgagattttgtgttgaaaatgacaggttgtgtgttattgtacgcatcacaggactgggatatgctgctacatcttgaacccaggattcatatcatataaacagaacagacagactttcaaggagaggtgtgacgtacagttctccatgtagtctgagattcaggattttcccttcagtttaatcagatccgaagtGACTTactacttgagtagtcttctcattggatacttttatttctcttactcaagtaattattaatagtattgcttttactgttacttgactAATTATTTTTTAGTAAGTAGTTTTACTTATACTTGAGTAAACTTTCgcctactctacccacctctggaGAATAGCAATAGTCCtgaatttctttcatttgtagACAATTTGTTTGAGCCTCTTCCAGTTTGGTGCACCTCTATAATGCCTCTTCTACGGTCCTATGAAAGTTAATAGGATAAAGGCATGGTTCACACTAATCAGTTTTGACTCCGTGTGTCTTTATTTGAAGGGCAAAGCACCTGTACAACCCACACTTCCAATCTCATCTCCGTAATTCAAACACCTGACTCCGGTTAGCTTTTGGATAAGTTGTTAGCATAGAGGTTCACTTAACTTTTTCCAGCCTGCACTGTAAACGATTACTCAATATGCTCGATATAGACCTGAAAACTACCAGTGTATGTGTGCTATTAGTTTAGTCAAATTGTGTTTGTCTTTAATTGTGACTTAGATGATCAGACCACATTTTATGAGTAATCAATGCTAAAACCTTGGAAATTCCAAAGGgttcacaatttttttcttttcttgcaactgtatttaatttttactgtgtacttaatttttgttgtttgtaaTATTCTTTGAAAATCACTGAATCCAATGTTATACTACGGTAATGATAATAAATAGTGACCTTTGGCTCTGATGTGCACAGTTTCTTCACGTGATagctgtttttttcctttgatgAAGGACCCAGTCTCAGTCTTCTCCTCTTGTACAGCTCTACACTGATATATGCCCTGATCTTCAGCCCTGACTGGTTGGATAGTGAGAACGAAGTTTCGATCCTTGCTCTTCACAGTTCTTAGCTCACCATCATTGTTTCTTTTCTCATAGGTGTTAGTTACAGACAGCACGCCAGAGGGACCAATTTGAGCCACTTCCATGTTGTTTCTCAGCCAAGTCATGGAGAAGAGCTGTCCAGGAAGATTCTGTGCATCTATGCTGCAGTGGATCTCCAACATGTCTCCTTCCTCAAGGTCCCCATTCAGAACCTGAATTTGAGCAACAAAAGATCCCCCTACATCAGGTGTTTCTGAAAACAGAGAAATCGAGATATAAATTCCCATTTTCTGATGTGCCATCGTTAAAGGATCTTAATTAGCATGATACAAGCACAATAAAAGTACAGGACAAGTGTCCAGTTCATAAATTTTACCTAGCGCTTTGACCTCTATGTTGGAGGCTGTGGTGTTCTTGTGGCAAACCCTAAACCAAGAGTAATCTGGGTCTTGGATCCACTCTTCAGCCTGGCAGTAGATCTCACCACTGTCAGACTGCTTTACCTGACTTATTTTGAGTCTGTAGATGGTGTCCTCTATCTTCTCCATAGCTATAGCCCCAGAATGATATCTATCTTCAAACAGTGGCCCAGGCCTCACAGTTAAATCTCGGTCCAAACTGATGATGGGTAATGAAGAGTCAGTGCTACCACGCAGATACCACGTGACAGACAGATGAGTGTGTTGGAAGGTTTGACTGGAGACTAGGCAACGTAGTTCAAGGGATTCACCCTCAGTGATGCTATGAGATGCGGGTCCAGTGTAGGAAGCCATCAGAGTATTCTCAATCACTGTAGAACGTATACAATTAATCACACTTGGTTATACATCTTGTCTAAAGTGTTGGGCTAGGAGGTAACAAATAAGCCTTAATGTGTTTTTTATGACACATGTAGAAAAAATCTAAGCCTATGAAACGATATCAAACACATTATGACTAACATATTTGATCACCTGGCATATAGAACAAAGAGAATAATAAAACAAGTTACCATTCAGCGTTGTATCTGCACTGTAGCTTCCAAAATATGAAAAACCTGTATTTGGAGTGTAGCATTCATATTTTCCAGAATCTTCTGCTTCCAGGGACTTAATGTGGAAGAGAACTGAAGTCCTTGACAGCCTTTcaatcacaatgtttttctcaatCACTCTATTACGGAACATTGCATAAGCATAGTTTTGGTCATTAGTGCTAATAATCTGGATTTGAACATCGGGTTTCTTTGGTTTATAGACTGAAAAAGCAAACTCTTGAGTCCTTGAATCCTGAAGGCCACTAACATTACAGGAGATGGACATTGGAAATCCTTTCACACGATACAATGGACCACCCTGGATCTGTACTGATTGCTGACCTCCACAGACATCTGTAAGGGAAAGACAAGCACTGTCTAGTAAAGCAAgttcacttatttattaataaaatgatatttaaacaGCTGTAAAGAATGATTGTGTTGGTATAAGAATTTAACATATTCACCAACGTGAATTCTTGCTTTTAATGTCTgcatcaaaaatatataaatgagatgTGAATCTCGTAGAGAATATTAATTTCCAATCTCTGCTCCCGAATTCTCAAACACATAGTTATTGTGAAACGGTTAACTACTGTAGCCTGAATTCCCTTTGAGTATGCTACCTCTTACTATTCCTCAGTACCCTTCTTCTGTTGAGAAgcttctcctctttctccatTCGTTTCCACTGCACAGTGGTTAGATGCAACATGGTATGTGCAAtcatttaatacaaaaatattgcGTGGTTTTCtgcatgaaaatatatttatacacttataataataataaagtaaataaagattGGCTGTTTGTGTCACCTGACTATTTGAGTAAATACAGATTTCAGTCTTTCCCGATTGCTTACGTGTTTTTCAATAAACCAAAgctcacttcttttttttttttcgctaaGAGCCTGACACAGTTCACTGGAAGTCACTCCCCTTAGAAACCTAATCCAGGGTtcgtacagatgcttcataatgaaattccaggactttcaatGACTTATCAAGCACCAACAAGGACTGACAGtcaaacatattctttatttcttctttttaaatatcaaaactGCTTTGTCTTCACTATAATgtcaaggtgagtgacaggagcacgGTTGCCAACAACTTTCAATGGAAAGTTGCTAAATGTCACTACTGTAGATGACGTCATGGGCCCAGTGGTCATGGCCCCAGTGGTGGCCATGACCACCATGAccatggctcagtggttaaaggctctgggttactaatcaGAAGATTagaagttcaagccccagcactgccaagctaccagtgttgggcccttgggcaaagTCCTTAACCCTTAATTGCTCAGTTGtcaaaatgagataaatgtaagttgctctggatgaGGGCATCtggtacaaggcagggtacaccctggacagggtgccaatccatctcagggcaccatcacatacacattcacacacccattcatacactacagacactttggacctaccatgcatgtctttggactgggggaggaaaccagaatactggaggaaacccccgcagcacggggagcacatgcaaactccacacacccAGAGCAGCGGCCAACCCAACCCTTGTGGTGTGAGGCGAAAGTGCTAAGCAGTAATGCGCCCTATAGCCACCATGCGcctgtcattcaaacatattcttatatattataataatataacacaaTAATGAGCATTTCCCAGGCGTTGCTTCATCTTCAGAATAACGTCAGTGTActcaaggtgagtgacagaagCACTACTGCCAACAACTTTCAATAGAAAGTCACTAAGTGTCGCTGGATGATGTCAtgcgctaattagcatattcattaccTCATTGCACATTTGCATTCTCCTAGTGTCAGCCCTTTATATCTGTTCACTTCTCTCCTACTCTGTGCTCACatgctgtattttaatacagccgAATTCACAATAAAGCTGTTCTTATTcacatatttttctgttgtcagacaCCGGAATGAATATGAAAACAGTGACTGAAACGCGGTGCATTAAGAGACTACACGTTCATCAGAAGTCACTTCCAAAATGACCATACACACGAGTTAAAAACAATGGCTGTGCTGCGATTTGGgcgatatttacatgtaaaatgaacACTCAGTGCGAAAGTTAGAAGCGACAGAATGTCTTTCttattctttctctcacactgagAAGTGTTTCTGCTAAAACGAGTGAGTGAATAGCGAGGGAATACCGAGCGAgtcatattttgagtgaaaggaaattcgtatatattgactttttataattcaagcactttttaagcaccactagaaTGAAAAGtggctattttcaaggttttccagcacttaaatttcaaaaagccaaattcaagcaccttGTTCGATCTTTCTGTAGACAAAGAAACGCAAAGAGACAGACCTAAGTGTCTAAGGAGATATAACacttgtatatatttatatataatacatttcatacttttttttttttaaatcaaataacaTGTTCATTTAGGTTATTATGTTTATACAGAAGATCTGTGTAATAACAGAATGTATGAAACTGCTACGCCTGCCATCTAATGTTCAGCCAATGAGCTTCcattttacatacacacatgaataaAATCAGTAATCAAAGTTATtttagagaaagacagagaagtgGTTATACAATGTATACTGAGTTAGAGGTGGAAGTAGAGCTTGAGGAATCAAAGTAGACTCGTTCTTAAAGAGACaaacaaattttaattaaattcagaTAAGACTAGCTGACCATTTCAGATAGTATAATTTTCTCCTCATATAGACAGatttaatcattcatttgttcatctacagtaactgctttatatTGATCAGGTTCACAGTGGTTCCAGAGTCTAACCTATGAACACTAGACTTGAGGTAGGAATACACCAGTCTATTGCAGGGAACCACGTACACATATTCGTAGCTATGGGCAAATATAGTCgagtccattcattcatctcttcATATAATAGTTCATTGTACTGGAACCAGTATTTCAGTGTCCTCACAATATGTTGCACTGTCGCATTGTAAGTGAAAGTAGAGCAAAGTCGACAATGTTGCTCCACCTTTTAAAGGTAACACAATATTTGTGTTGCATACAAAAAGTATGTAACGTGATTATCTACGTGAACTAAACAGTGTTCTTTCATCTTTCCCCAAATCTCAAAGGTCATACACATATTCATGGCACTCTTCACATTCACTTTAGAATAACTCGATTAGTAGCATTAGTTTGTTATAGATATGATCTCACCAGTCTGCAGGAGCACTCCGAGGCACATCAACAGAATCAGCTTCCACGACTGAGGCTGAAGAAAATCCATCTTAAACTGAACGGGCTCACTCTGTCACCATCAGACCATTAAAAGGTTTAAGCAGGATGTGTGCAAGGTTTAGCTATAAGTGAAGTCATCTCAAAGCGTCATGAATGCCAAGAGGAAATGAGAACAGATGTGGCTTTCCAGTCATCACATGCATGCAAAATTTCAAAATGACTAATTCCTATTTTAACCAAATCCTgtgtataaacaaaaacattagttTGATAGCACAAAGggcatattttgaaaaaaatgccTAGTTATTTTCTGCAGTAGTAGAAGGACACAGTAAAAGTCAGTCATTAGAAAACCATACAATTCTTCACTGTGGTTGTAATTATCTGACTTAAATTGTGTTCGTCACTTAATATAATTCATTtctaccttatttatttatttatttattacagtatttccacttgggacttttttttttaggtttacaGGTAGAGAGGAATCTTAGAACAgttattaagaaaataaaatcgtATGTTGTAACAGAATATGGCAGCTACAACATTATCCACTGGTTAATGCACACACGATAGTGTGGAAGAGCTTTTTATACAAAcccaaaaaagtttttttttttttacacaaattgaTTGGGGTAGCCAACTTTGCCATTTAGTGGCTCTAAAGGACAGGTACATTTTCCATATAGAATCTTTCATAACCTAGGTGTTTTTTAAAGTTTCATGTTTATGTCTGCAATGTTGGACTTCGTTATCTATCTTCTAACCATGTAGGTTAGGTATGTTATCCTTTTCATTTTGGACCGCCATTTGCTCCCTAACTTGGAACTTCTGAGGATGCTGACCAGTCCCTCCACGATTGAGCGATTTCGCGATCACAGACATGagcgcaaaatcaaggaaaatattctgagcttgcaatttttcataaTCGCCACCGATTTTCCACAGATATGGGCCAGGATGTgtcgtgtgatgtcatcacaatgcgccaTGCAACGTCATCaaaatgcgcattcagccaaagctgtcttcgattcacatgcatcgaacatgagtacagttaaaaggtctcatttaccaacaagcgAAAGACCGTACAAAACAATCGAGTACAATTGTAGTGTCAGCAGTTCAAGAAGTTTTccacaaaacagcaaaaaaaataaaataaataaaaaatcttggggaaaaaaaatgcaggaaaATCAAGCATaattggccgcaacaatcacagacacaaaaaaacccctctgtgaaatcctgtacagactgactgactgtaGGAATTATCTTCAGTAAGTGGTGTGACAGTAAAAAAGTGGGAACAACTCATCATGAGAAGATATTAGACTAAAAATTCTAACGTGAAAATACAATTATTACATTGTAATTATTATCTGgttattttattatacaaaATTACTAGGAAAAATGCACAACCACTGAGGTCTTGTAAATCCAGTGGTTTTATTATCCAAAATGAAGGCAGGAATAAGGATGAAATCCAAAGTTCATTTCAACAGACTTGAActgtgtgtgaaaaatgcatCAGATCAAAAGAGAACACAGTACTTCCTGTAGATCAGGATATGGAGACACACCACAAAGGTCTCACTCAATTTAGACACCAGACATCTGCATGTCTGAAATGGTTTACATCTAA from Ictalurus furcatus strain D&B chromosome 6, Billie_1.0, whole genome shotgun sequence includes:
- the LOC128609152 gene encoding immunoglobulin superfamily member 3 isoform X1, which encodes MDFLQPQSWKLILLMCLGVLLQTDVCGGQQSVQIQGGPLYRVKGFPMSISCNVSGLQDSRTQEFAFSVYKPKKPDVQIQIISTNDQNYAYAMFRNRVIEKNIVIERLSRTSVLFHIKSLEAEDSGKYECYTPNTGFSYFGSYSADTTLNVIENTLMASYTGPASHSITEGESLELRCLVSSQTFQHTHLSVTWYLRGSTDSSLPIISLDRDLTVRPGPLFEDRYHSGAIAMEKIEDTIYRLKISQVKQSDSGEIYCQAEEWIQDPDYSWFRVCHKNTTASNIEVKALETPDVGGSFVAQIQVLNGDLEEGDMLEIHCSIDAQNLPGQLFSMTWLRNNMEVAQIGPSGVLSVTNTYEKRNNDGELRTVKSKDRNFVLTIQPVRAEDQGIYQCRAVQEEKTETGSFIKGKKQLSREETVHIRAKESGLAVAMTKQLVNVNEGETLQIDCRVSGAKGLLSVSWQHKKPTSSSFSDVITLSREGVMGDVGAQYQHRGLRTFRSNVADFVLELSGALLSDSGEYMCTVSEWSMESNGNLKKVNSQSQQGQVSINSIDSLIKVGLKSRDVNVIENSVIKMICSVKAPKVSLAVTWKFESRNSTVEKNIICMDPTGGISCGADQQDYQLDTRVQESGTDFILKVLRASKWQEGRYTCQIDAYEKNVQKTKKLSNPLAVTVRRPDSKLSVSTTLKSPLKIQANSDKVIDCLVTSASSNSSRFGVTWTHGTETLQKMDPEGVVTLEMDERISLRRTTRQTFQLMIQQVKSTDSGQYRCSVQEWIQDPDGIWYSLDTKSVTVELDVFEKEGDFSMDKSNVQLEATQGEEVKLSCSLGLGGLDPAFRYSLSWFFQRQDQSLSTVKLLTYSHDGRLQFQESDPELQHRLYFTRPTINDFHLSILNSIPSDSGSYYCQVDQYQADCKSKWERKASDKSGFTNLSVHFIESKLKVHKASHFLNVSDIQTGFVVECEISSHSSDKSVFEVTWSRKQRDERPLTIFTARRDGTLDSKILDRTLVFDRPSTTRYTLTFPNVDPSDNGQYQCQVVEWIQTAANIWSKVAEDKSGELSINVAVESKTNEGVFTLETPVTHQNFTEGEQLDISCSINFDQMDSTFHYTLSWFVEKQGSSASTFLLSHSYHGHLRYQSENQQLKGRLLFSRPTAKIFHLTILNLDPSDSGNYQCRVEQYQLDCEGKWEKKGSPQLVSTMVNVHEIESKLQVRKGNHFLNVSDIQTGFVVECEISSRSSDKSVFEVTWSRKQSDDRPLTIFTARRDGTLDSEILDRTLVFDRPSTTRYTLTFPNVDPSDNGQYQCQVVEWIHTAANTWRKVAEDKSGVLSINVHAHAEGVSYENVCSSGVILGILVPLLCILLMVIIILLIKAQKTKSISKKQKDSLWVENTPLKAMTETGNNDGA